A DNA window from Strix aluco isolate bStrAlu1 chromosome 6, bStrAlu1.hap1, whole genome shotgun sequence contains the following coding sequences:
- the SP5 gene encoding transcription factor Sp5, producing MAAVAVLRNDSLQAFLQDRTPSASPDLAKHSPLALLAATCSRIGQPGAAPSDFLQVSYDPTLGSPSRIFHPWSGEMPAHSPGGLPPPHPSLGLTPQKNHLQPSFGGAHELPLTPPADPSYPYEFSPVKVLPSSMAALPSSCPPAYVPYAAQAALPPGYSNLLPPAQPCRQLSPNPPPEDIPWWSIQQAGAPGGCGHRFPAAAALPRSLVLGHSDFAQYQTQIAALLQTKSPLAATARRCRRCRCPNCQSAAGSAPEAEPGKKKQHICHIPGCGKVYGKTSHLKAHLRWHTGERPFVCNWLFCGKSFTRSDELQRHLRTHTGEKRFVCPECGKRFMRSDHLAKHVKTHQNKKLKAAADGVKREDSRDL from the exons ATGGCCGCGGTGGCTGTGCTCCGAAACGACTCCCTCCAGGCTTTCCTCCAG GACCGCACCCCCAGCGCCTCCCCAGACTTGGCCAAGCACTCGCCCCTGGCTCTTCTGGCCGCCACCTGTAGCCGGATCGGACAGCCGGGCGCAGCGCCCTCGGATTTCCTGCAGGTCTCCTACGACCCGACGCTGGGATCTCCCTCCAGGATCTTCCACCCGTGGAGCGGCGAGATGCCGGCGCACTCCCCgggggggctgccgccgccgcacCCCAGCCTGGGGCTGACCCCCCAGAAGAACCACCTGCAGCCCTCCTTCGGGGGGGCGCACGAACTGCCCCTTACCCCCCCGGCGGACCCCTCCTACCCCTACGAGTTTTCCCCCGTCAAGGTGCTGCCCTCCTCCATGGCCGCCCTGCCGTCCAGCTGCCCCCCCGCCTACGTCCCCTACGCCGCCCAGGCCGCCCTGCCGCCCGGCTACTCCAACCTGCTGCCGCCCGCGCAGCCCTGCCGGCAGCTCTCGCCCAACCCGCCGCCCGAGGACATCCCCTGGTGGAGCATCCAGCAGGCCGGCGCCCCGGGCGGCTGCGGCCACCGCTTCCCcgcggccgcggcgctgccgcGGAGCCTGGTGCTGGGCCACTCGGACTTCGCCCAGTACCAGACGCAGATCGCCGCGCTGCTGCAGACCAAGTCTCCCCTGGCGGCCACGGCCAGGAGgtgccgccgctgccgctgccccaACTGCCAGTCGGCCGCGGGCAGCGCCCCGGAGGCGGAGCCGGGCAAGAAGAAGCAGCACATCTGCCACATCCCCGGCTGCGGGAAGGTCTACGGCAAGACCTCGCACCTGAAGGCGCACCTGCGCTGGCACACGGGCGAGCGGCCCTTCGTCTGCAACTGGCTCTTCTGCGGGAAGAGCTTCACCCGCTCCGACGAGCTGCAGCGGCACCTGCGGACTCACACGGGCGAGAAGCGCTTCGTCTGCCCCGAGTGCGGGAAGCGCTTCATGCGCAGCGACCACCTGGCCAAGCACGTCAAGACCCACCAGAACAAGAAGCTGAAGGCGGCGGCGGACGGCGTCAAGCGGGAGGACAGCCGCGACCTGTGA